The Nicotiana tabacum cultivar K326 chromosome 14, ASM71507v2, whole genome shotgun sequence genome contains a region encoding:
- the LOC142168841 gene encoding uncharacterized protein LOC142168841, with amino-acid sequence MANVDKADTAGTYSALLSTLVDTNWIIDTCATDHMELFGEKVIGIGREGHGLYILQANGLASSSHQPMNKGDKCMHHSLVNTIISSSNKPGGDIMNKTCDNTPLWHRRLGHAPFRVLKNIDGLKVVQLKDHLCTVCPLAKQSRLPFILSNICYFHPFDLVHVDVWGPYRVPTHDGKRLPTALLKGKSPFEKLFLRPPSLHHLRVFGSICYATNVRKTDKFSPRAFPAVHLRYSSSQKGYLIYDLCTHHFFVSRDTMFKEDIFPFQHLQSGHSPIFPVMQLSAVDASVSPPEVVQSIVEIEAPICEMPPPTQTTDVPSIPASPASPHLSESLPECPNLLFGCKTMAFAEASKDPQWVYAMKAEISTLEDNKT; translated from the exons ATGGCTAATGTAGACAAAGCTGACACTGCAGGTACCTATTCTGCCCTGTTGTCCACTCTAGTTGATACTAACTGGATAATAGACACATGTGCCACTGATCATATG GAGCTCTTCGGTGAGAAGGTGATAGGGATTGGTAGAGAAGGGCATGGTCTCTATATTCTACAAGCAAATGGTCTAGCTTCTTCCTCACACCAGCCAATGAATAAAGGGGATAAGTGTATGCACCATTCACTTGTAAATACCATTATTAGTTCAAGTAATAAACCTGGTGGTGATATAATGAATAAGACTTGTGACAATACTCCTTTATGGCATAGAAGATTAGGTCATGCTCCTTTTAGAGTCTTGAAAAATATTGATGGTTTAAAAGTTGTACAATTGAAAGATCATCTATGTACTGTGTGTCCACTTGCCAAACAATCAAGATTACCTTTTATTCTCAGTAATATTTGTTATTTtcatccttttgatcttgtgcaTGTTGATGTTTGGGGTCCCTATAGAGTACCTACGCATGATGGTAAGAG GTTGCCTACTGCTCTGCTGAAAGGCAAATCTCCCTTTGAGAAGTTGTTTCTTCGACCACCCTCTTTGCATCATTTGAGAGTGTTTGGTAGCATATGTTATGCTACTAATGTGAGAAAGACAGATAAATTCAGTCCTAGAGCATTTCCTGCAGTTCATCTTAGGTATTCATCTTCCCAAAAAGGCTATCTTATCTATGATCTTTGTACTCATCACTTCTTTGTTAGCAGGGATACTATGTTTAAGGAAGATATCTTTCCTTTTCAACATCTACAATCTGGTCATTCTCCAATCTTCCCAGTTATGCAGCTTTCAGCAGTGGATGCTTCTGTCTCACCTCCTGAAGTTGTGCAGTCCATAGTGGAGATTGAAGCTCCTATATGTGAGATGCCTCCTCCTACTCAGACTACTGATGTACCAAGCATTCCTGCTTCTCCTGCCTCTCCCCATCTCTCAGAAAGTCTTCCAGAGTGTCCAAACCTCCTATTTGGATGCAAGACTAT GGCATTTGCTGAAGCAAGCAAGG